GCTGATAAAAAAAGAAATATTCCGAAGCTTTCCGAATATGCGCGATTACTGAAAGTGGAAAAAAAACTTAGATCTTATTTGGAGGTACTGCTGTGAAAAATGCGATGCAGTTGAAGGCTGTAGTAAAGAATATTGCAAAAGAGAAAAAAATATCCGCACAGCTTGTGTTACAGAATTATATGTTGGAGCGTTTCTTAGAGCGGGTATCAGTTTCAGAATATCGGAATAATTTTATCATTAAGGGTGGATTCTTAATTGCCTCTATGGTTGGACTGAATTCAAGGGCAACAATGGATATGGATGCAACAATTAAGCGATATCCTGTGAGCGAAGAAACTATTCAAAAAATGGTAGAAGAAATTATTAAAATAAATTTGGAGGATGAGATTACATTTACCTTCAAAAGCATTGGTGAAATACGTGAAGGCGATGAGTATACCGGCTATCGCATAGCATTATCTGCGAATTATCCACCGATGGCAGTGCCTTTAAAATTGGACATTACAACTGGAGATAAAATTACGCCTCGTGAAGTTGAGTATGAATATAAATTGATGATGGAAGATCGCAGCATCTGTGTTCTGGCATATAATATGGCGACGATATTGGCTGAAAAACTGGAAACGGTTATTTCCCGTGGAGATCAGAATACTCGACCAAGAGATTTCTATGATATTTACATACTTACCAAATTACAGGCTGAAAATATTGATCTGGAAACATTGGCATTTGCGTTGGATGCAACTACCAGAAAGCGGGAGTCATCAAGTGTTGTAAAACAATATCATAAGATTATGGAGACGGTTCGAAACAGCGAAATTATGAATCGTCAGTGGCAGAATTACCAGAAAGATTTTGATTATGCTGCAGGGATCGAGTTTAGGGAAACCTGCGATGCAGTTGTTCGTATCATGGAAAGCTTACCGATATTGTAAGAGACAAATTGAATTAAAGAGGAAGAAAATTGCAATTTCATTTTCACATATTTTGTGTAGAATGTAATTAGAAAAGCTGTTTTCTTATGCGTCTGATCTGGACTGGAATGCAATTATGGAGGCAATCCGTGGATGCTATTTGCGATTTGAGAAGAAGGATAAAATATAAAAATGCAATTTGTTGATAAGTTTTCCATCATATAGAAAGAAGGTATTTGCATCAATGTATAATCCTCAATTAGAAACCTTTATTCATGTTGCGGATGCAGGGAGTTTTAATAAGGCTGCTTCAGAAAGCTATATTACGCCTACTGCTGTAATCAAACAGATCAATCTTTTGGAGGAGAGCCTGGGGATAAAACTGTTTGACAGGACTCATCGGGGGCTGATACTGACAGAGGCAGGAAAATCCATGTATCAGGACGCAAAATATATTATTCAGTACTGCAAAGATTCAGTAGTTCGGGCTAAGAGCACTATAAAAACGCAAGAAGTGATTCGGATTGGAACCTCTCCTATTACCCCGTCCTCTGTTCTGGTAGAACTATGGCCGAAGATAAGAAAGCAGTATCCGGATATTAAATTTCAGCTGATTCCATTTGAAAATACGCCGGAAAATGCCAGGGAAATTCTGAAAAACCTGGGGCAGAATATTGATGTTGTGGCTGGAATTTTTGATGAAACCATGCTGGAAGTGAGGAAGTGCAATGGAATTGAATTGCGTAGAGAACCAATCTGCTGTGCTGTTTCCCTTGAGCATCCTCTGGCAGAGAAAGAGAAATTGTCAATTCAGGATCTTTATGGAGAAAACCTTCTTCTTATGCACCGAGGCTGGAGCCGCTATGTCGATGAACTGCGTGATGATTTGCAGAACAACCATAAAGAAATTCATATCATAGATTTTGATTTTTACGGAATGGATATTTTCAATCATTGCGAAAACAGCAGTGATGTGTTAATGGCATTTATGGGATGGGCAAATGTCCATCCGCTCCTGAAAATGATTCCGGTAGAGTGGGACTATCAGATTCCTTATGGCCTGCTCCATTCCCCATCGCCGTCAGAGGCAGTGAAGAAATTTTTAACAGCAGTACAATCCATTGCAAATTAAACATATAACCTTTAGGTATAAACTGATGAACGAATCGAGACTTCTTTTGAGG
The window above is part of the Lachnoclostridium edouardi genome. Proteins encoded here:
- a CDS encoding nucleotidyl transferase AbiEii/AbiGii toxin family protein, whose translation is MKNAMQLKAVVKNIAKEKKISAQLVLQNYMLERFLERVSVSEYRNNFIIKGGFLIASMVGLNSRATMDMDATIKRYPVSEETIQKMVEEIIKINLEDEITFTFKSIGEIREGDEYTGYRIALSANYPPMAVPLKLDITTGDKITPREVEYEYKLMMEDRSICVLAYNMATILAEKLETVISRGDQNTRPRDFYDIYILTKLQAENIDLETLAFALDATTRKRESSSVVKQYHKIMETVRNSEIMNRQWQNYQKDFDYAAGIEFRETCDAVVRIMESLPIL
- a CDS encoding LysR family transcriptional regulator, with protein sequence MYNPQLETFIHVADAGSFNKAASESYITPTAVIKQINLLEESLGIKLFDRTHRGLILTEAGKSMYQDAKYIIQYCKDSVVRAKSTIKTQEVIRIGTSPITPSSVLVELWPKIRKQYPDIKFQLIPFENTPENAREILKNLGQNIDVVAGIFDETMLEVRKCNGIELRREPICCAVSLEHPLAEKEKLSIQDLYGENLLLMHRGWSRYVDELRDDLQNNHKEIHIIDFDFYGMDIFNHCENSSDVLMAFMGWANVHPLLKMIPVEWDYQIPYGLLHSPSPSEAVKKFLTAVQSIAN